Proteins encoded within one genomic window of Deltaproteobacteria bacterium:
- a CDS encoding BolA family transcriptional regulator, whose protein sequence is MKTSERLAEDLRIALAAEHVEVQDQSARHRGHAGALEGGHYDAIVVSPRFAGLGTVERHRAVYAALGDLRERRVHALSLQTFTPEEWRRRSC, encoded by the coding sequence ATGAAGACGAGTGAACGCTTGGCCGAGGATCTCCGTATCGCGCTCGCGGCGGAGCACGTCGAGGTGCAGGACCAGAGCGCCCGCCACCGCGGGCACGCGGGGGCGCTCGAAGGCGGCCACTACGACGCGATCGTCGTGAGCCCGCGCTTCGCGGGGCTCGGGACCGTGGAGCGCCATCGCGCCGTGTACGCGGCCCTCGGCGACCTCCGCGAGCGCCGCGTGCACGCGCTCTCCCTCCAGACCTTCACCCCGGAGGAATGGCGGCGGCGGAGCTGCTGA